The Malus domestica chromosome 08, GDT2T_hap1 genomic interval AGCTCTTGGTTCATATGATGTGGGGAGGCTGCTTACTAATTGCTTTGCATCTCTTGCTTCTCCTGGAATGAGCAAGGAGTGCGCATATTCTTTACTGACTTTCATTAATTTCTCTAGAGGGAGGAGTGTGGTTGATGACGAGTGGTTGGCTGTTATGAAGGGGAAGAAGTGGCTAAAGACTCATCGAGGTTATAGTTCTTCCGGGAGTTCTATCCTCTTGCAATCTGAGATAGAAGCTGAAATCTGTCTAAAACTTACAAATCTTCCTATAGTTGATGAAGCATTCTATGGAAGCAGATTAGGTTCTTTCTTACCGGAACTAAGGTTACTTGGAGTTACATATGGCGTAGATGAGGTGCAAATATTAGTTGCAAAGAAAGTGACTTTACCTTCAAATTTGTCAACCATGACTGGTGGTTGTGGTTTGTTCATTCTTAAATGTATCAGATGCTTGGGATCTGAAGCTTCTGGCTTGATTAAGCAAATTCAATGTCAACCTTGGATAAAGACAACTGTGGGTTTTAAATGCCCTTTGGAAACTGTTCTTCCTGATCCTAGATGGGGTTGTTTGTTCAGTATCCTTCAGGTCCCTGCGATTGATGTATTGTATTATGGGAATGCAATTTGGAACTTCGATAAGGAATTGAATGCAATGGGAGTGGTTGTTGATTCCCCTGGAACGATTAAGATGTTTGCTGATCAGTTTAATTCCCTACTATCTTCTTCTGGCTTGGCTGCTGCTAATGTGATGTCGTTGCTAGGTTGCATTAGAGAACTGAGGCAAACTATGCAGTTACAGTGCTCTGAACTGGAATGGTTGTTGTCTGAGAAGTGGTTGAAAACACGGCATGGTTACAAGACTCCTGCTGAATCAATTATTTTCAACTCTAAATGGGGATCAATCTCTTCGTTTATTGACCTTCCTCTGATTGATGATGTCTATTATGGTATTGGCATATATAAGTTCAAGGACGAACTCCAGATGTTGGGTGTCATCTCGGATTTTGAACGAGGAGCTCCATTAGTTGCCAAAGGTCTCCACAGTCCTATTGATGCTGAACTACTTACCACAGATGGTATTCTGTCACTATTAGAATGCATCAAGTATCTGATGTTATTTTCTCTTGATGACCGTCAACTGGGTGAATTTCTCATGACTGTTGGGAAAAGCCAGTGGTTGAAGACCATGAACGGTTACAATACTCCAGAAGACTGTATTCTGTTTGATTGAAGCTGGGAAAGTATTCTGAACAGGTCAGATGGGCCAATCATTGATGAAACTTTTTATGGAACTAAAATTTCTGTTTACAAGGATCAGTTAGAGTTTATTGGCGTGAAGGTTGATCTGTTGGATGTTTGTGATCTTCTTTCTGAGAATGTTTTGTCACTGACTGACACAGCTGCAATTACAAGGGTTTATAGCTTCCTCAACAAGTTCCGTTGGAGGCCAAAAGTTATAGATAAATGCAACTCTCAGTTGTGGATACCTAATCCGAAGAGCACAGGTTTATGGGCTAAATCTCAGGATTGTGTGCTCCATGACACGAAAAATCTCTTCAGCTCCTGTTTGTTTTCTCTTGATAAGTTTTACAATAAAGAGCTCCTCCCCCTTTTTTCATCAGCCTATGGAGTTGCACTAAATCCATCCTTCAGCCATTACTTACAGCTATGGAGCACGTGGGCGTTGAGGGGTAACTCCCAAGTGACTGTTGTAGAATGTAGCTCTTTCTGGGAATACGTTGCAGCCAACTGGAATCAACAATTACGAGATACTCTCAAGCAAAAATTGACCAAAGTACCTGCCACAATGTCCGGGTTGGAGAAAATACATCTTATCCGCAGAGAGGAAGTATTCATTGCTGATGACTTGCGACTCAAGAAAATTTTCTCGGGCTGTGATAAGGTTCCTCTGTTTGTTTGGTTTCCCAAGAGTTACAGCTTGTCTTATATTTACCCTGGAAGACTACAAGCAATCTATGAATCGCTTGGAGTTAGAAAGATTTCTGATTCAGTTAAGTGCAAAGTGAACGGCGTTGAGTCGTTAGAGCATTGGGAAAAGATTGATGCGAGAAATGGATTGATCGGGAGGGGTTTAGTCAAGATTATTCTGGCTTTTCTTGCTGGTCCTGAGGTAAATATGTCACTATATAACAGACACGAGGCTGCAAATTCGGTAATTATGCTGTCAGTGTACAAGAGTGAGAAACCAATTCAAGTCTGCTATCGACTAATGCCATCTGCAGCTACAACCGTGGAAGTGAAAAAACAAAAGCTGGTTCTTTGGGAGAAGGATTCACAGCGGCTGCTCATTGATAAATCAGGTTACGGAGGACGGAGAAACGATCTAGAGTTTGTTACTTCTTTTGCTATCGAACTTGCGCAAGAACTGTTGGCAGCAGCAAAACCTACTGCAGCAGATAAACTGAGCAAGCTTATCCAAATGGGATTTATGTTTGATTTTAGCGAGGGTGAAGTGGATTTTCTGCTGATGAATGAAAACTTGGAGTTATTTGTGGAGGATGAGCAGTTTCTTAATGCTGCATTCGACACTTCCGGAGAACTTGGTCGGGTTTATGAAAAGCGTTCAGGTACCAAGTTAGAGCAATTAGGCCCTTCCACGTCCATGCCTTTATGCAAGAAACAGCGTCAGTGAAAAGGAGGGAATCGAGTTAGAGCGATCATGGCCTGAATTATGACCAGGATTCGGGACCATgatgttttattttgttgtatTTTGGTTTAATCCTCAATgtatatatgaacctgaagagCCAGAGATGCATGATCTTTTGGAATGCTTTGTACTGTAAAATGAATACATCTGAGCAGCTTGGGCCTGTTTTGTACTGCTCCTCTTGTATATTGTGTCTTCTCTGTTGCTAAAATTTCACTTTTcgttcctttgtttttttttttttttttaaggagacCAGCTAGTGACTTCGTCACGGCAGTCCAACCAGGGCCGAGACATCCTCTGTTGTTAATTAGGTGGTAGTTTTAGTACTCATGATCAAGTATGAAAACATGGTAACCTGAAGAAGTAGAGAAATCTTAGTTGAATGAATTTTCAACTAGGAACACAACATAAAAACGAGGTTTATGAAAGAATCGAGCCCGTTAGTTTACGAATTACTTACAACCCGTTTGATaataattttggttttaatttttagttttgtgTTAGTGACATGGAAAAAATATATGGGAGAAACAAGGGAGTAGGgctctattttatttataattaaaattagGGGTGAGCATTCGGTGGGTTGGTTGGTTTGACATTGTTGAAACCCATTTCAACCCAACAAAAATAGACAAATCAACCCACCTAAACTATTCTAATGCGGGTTCAACATGCTGggttatttacttttttttattgtgcCTAAAATGGGTATGcgtgacaaataaaataatccAAAATACATGTAATATTAAACTTAAATCTTGTGAAATTGGTGTCGTAGAATCACTATTTTTTacttaatatttaaatttatcatTTAACTAAAGTATAAATTAATAAGTGTGTTTTAATAACTATTAAActttatgtatatatgtatgtaataCACATGTCTGTTTAAGAATTGTTGATATTTGGGTGGGTCGGTTTCAATCGGGTTAATAATACTTCAACCCAACCCGCCTATTGAGGTACccgaaaataaaattttaaagatTACAACCCAACGAATTTCAGTTACGACTGTCGGGTTGGTTAGTAAACCCATTAAAGTGCCCGCCCCTAATTAAAATGGGATAAGATCAAAGGAGAAACATTTTTACACTTCTTTGTAACCTTTAGATTTTATAACATTTAACGGTCTTGATTAAGAGAGATGTGGAAACTCTAAACATAAATGACTAGGATAAGAATGTGGATTATAActaacaataaataaaaattaaaactaagaaaagaataaaaactgagaggaattaaaaaaaatataaaagaaaaaaccctGAGGAAGCATGACCATCTTAATTGCTTCATCCAACCGCAACACCTCGATTTTTTTATCACTCACGCTGTCAAACTCAGCGCTGTTAAAGCAGCCTAGCAATTTCAGGTTcaagaagaatgttttgagaTTGCAAATAAGGGGAAAATGGCATGCTGTGTTTGCATCAAACTATAACCCTAGTTTCGGATGAAAATTCGATCAAAGATAAATCATGTGGGCTGAAACCAATGATGCTGTCAAATGCTTTCCTATGCTAGTGCTAACCATTTCTAGTCCCTTTTCTTATGTTTTGGGTTCTTTAATCAATTCTAATGTGGTTGATTAGGGTTTAAGGTCtgattttttttaccaaatcaAATGGTAGCTTAATAAATAATATGGTTATGGAATTTTGTATTAATCGAAACAAAGAAGCATGTACTGGAATTGGTTGAAATTTTCTCTCCGCCTCCTTCTCGCGTTCTTGCACAGTTCCTCGCTTGGTTTCATGtcaaattgatatttttttttcttccagttTTATTGTATTAGTTGCTtcttattcattaatattattgtttttttattagttaTAATCCACATCATCATACAAGTCTTAATAGTCTCTACATCACTATTAATCAAGATCGTAAGATATTATAAAACCTAATGgctaaaaacaaatgtaaaaatattttttccttGATCTTATCCCaattaaaatatataacatataagatatacaaataaaaatgcaaaattaTAAATTTAGATGTTGGGTTTATTTTTAACGATCTTTAAATTTTAACAGACCAAAGTAGATTTCCTCCTAATTTTAATCAGATAACAACTTACATGATACGAACAAATAGATAGTCAAATCTATTTTGATAAGccactttaataaaaaactcGTTCCAATGACGTAAGCTGCGGCCAATATTAATAGGATgcatataattttatatttaaaataaaaaattatatatatttcggTTAGGTTCGGTCTTACCAAACAAACctgtaacatcctacatcgtccaggggagtggatcatgtaagccttatatgtatattcacatctctacctagcacgagaccttttgggagctcattggtttcgggttccattggaactctgaggttaagcgagttcgcgcaagaACAATCTCAGGATGTGTGAcgcattgggaagttctcgtgtgagttcccaaaaacaataTTGCATGCTGATTCCGTACCTAAATTTTCGGTATCAATTTGGTTTCGGGTACAAATTTTTCAGTGTTCTGGGTTCGATATTTTTTTCGGCTCAATTTCGGTACAGCTTCGGTCAGTTTCGATCTTTACCAGAAAGACATCCATTTGTCATGGAGCTCATACATGTATTTAGATGTTTGCTGTGTTTTTCAAATAATTAGTGAAAAAGTTCCAATCTTTTCCTTACCAGCGTCAATGAAACTCGAAATAATTTGTGGGTTTCTTTCTTCGTTGATTCTTATTTGTGGggtttttatttgaaaatcaaaacaatttttgggtcttttgctttgtctctgaaaaaaaaaagtgaaactttgcatcaaattaaaatatacATACTTTTATGTTCTTGTCAAAAACAGAGAAAAGATGATAAAGCCTTGAGCTTTAaagaatataatttaaatgagaaCCACAAGATTGTCAAGAAAATAATACCATCTTAATatagagaattgttattggtattaaaaaatttcttttgtgcatttctaattttctacattaaaaaagaaaactaaacttGTGAAGAGCGTACAATAAGATTTTAATATATTGATCGACTTAAAAAACATGTAGGTCCGTTCAAGATTGAAAATATGCGGAAGATAGTGATTTTTTCACATTCTacatttatttctttgttttaaattttatttatttattcagtTCTAAGaccggaaaaagaaaaatgaatgcATGAAGAGAAAAATGGCGAAAATATTTCCCTAATAAGTAAATAGTTGGAGGAAATTAATATATAGACTTGATGTGTAGAATCCGATGATGAGAGATACCGCTTCGTTGCCATGTTGCATGGCTGCGGGTCTGTCACGCACTAACATAACATTACATAACAAAACcggcagagaagagagagagagagagagagagagagagagagagagagagagagagagagagaagggaaaagagagagCTGACTACTAAGCCAAAGAAGAAAGGTCAAGAAAATGACGCCAGAGATTTGACACTAGCTACCAACTCTCATTATACATTGAATTTGATGTTTGCTTTGGCCTCCAATTACACTGGCAATTAACCACCATTGCAGTTCTTCTCCTTTCTAACATAATTAGGGGattatgtttttttgttaatttatatcttTTGTAGTTTTTATGAGGATATAATATCCAAGATCTaaggatttttttatttttttttgtatttttattcttGTGGATCTAggtaaatttgtaatttttttagttaatattgttttatttttgcatGTCATGTCAGTTAGAGTCGAAGTGTTTACTTGTATAATTTTGAATTCCTATCCTtgcaatttaaattaatttaaggtGAAATATCACTTGTATATATAGTCTTATTTCTAGTTTTTAGTTAATAGTGTATCTTGTTTAATTTCTTATAATTGTTCTCTTATGGAGAAGAATAGAGCATTTTGAAATTTGccctaaatttcatttttaacaatttttgccgtgaaatttattttacatttgaattcacttttgagaaagtatgAATAGCATTTCTCAGGTGATTTTGCCATATATTATCAGTTGACTTGGAATTTGTATGTCTAATtatacttttatttttgttggagAGTATGTCATTAAAATTACAGTCTGGAAAGTTTATCCCCATTTAATTTGACTGGCTTAAAAAGTGTTATTgtcaaaataacaacaaatgGAAAATCATTAGCATACATTTTGCAGTCAAATAATACATAATTTCACCAAACTTGTTTAATAGTCTAAACCCTAATAACATTAATTAGTGACTGTTTGAGAAGGGTAAGTTGGTAACAAATCCCTTTCTAAGGAGGGAGACTACAACTCACAAAAGCATATTAAAGAAAGGATAATCATGCTTCATGCGCATCATAGAAAATTAGAAATGTAATATTATCGTATTACCAGTTTGATTTGCTATCAAGCAATCACATGAATTATCATGTTCATGCTTCGCTTTTTTTATTCCACCACGGCCGAGGGAGACTACAACTTACAAGAGCATATTAAATAAAGggatattttggatgcggtccatAATCTTTaatattctttgactaaaaccttaatgatattcaaagtttgatcaaagtcccttgactttgtacacctcattatattacaattaatatttatatttttatagttttgac includes:
- the LOC103441013 gene encoding uncharacterized protein, whose translation is MELIQNAEDNEYEEGVEPTLEFVMTKKDITGSGAPATLLVFNNEVGFSRKNMDSICSVGCSTKKGKRQQGFIGEKGIGFKSVFLVSSQPWIFSNGICNAYGSNKILPTTIFVLPLKPDKVEAVRAQLSDLHPEILLFLSKIKRLYVRGFDSGKADDVSTISIFSETEHMDLGDERANSRVVQLSVKETECETEDLCKYYLWRESFPVKPGNRVSVRMDVEEWVITLAFPFGERLRRGTSSVGIFAFLPTAMVTNFPFVIQADFILSSSRESIMLDNLWNLGILECVPSAFVNAFQSERFSFKCPQNTVRVLPKFRDIVVRIRSQGAVLCELSSFLMHSSLDLDKYNEVLDFLRVESAGGSWYGKYIKSCNLVLLSDEVYIDILDFIADNKKFSKSIKTIPLLKYINREGNMELCTVAKGTVEAPQLRYATKLELHTWLSKCNMEFGCPDNVYFLPSSTQKALVNHCIKMKKPNLTGTSSLSNWLHDHAGVKSCSAYDYAILLSNHVFEKEQNLAFPLAIFLHHSHKKCFLTDYNISDLGSWIPIIDGAGHVSRERTETLVPASGSKWVKLFGPKNPFVEQKYVDIGDVYAKSSMFLGESTTEKELLDFVVKISKAVDLPELCPPDAVLQVASHELSSEQAFLLLDWIRLHRTKGSSLPTKFIESIQNGKWMKTYSGYKSPRQAILPDEIGKDIFGIMNYVLNDIFILDLGFYMNRIYLYQDELKFLGVALGSYDVGRLLTNCFASLASPGMSKECAYSLLTFINFSRGRSVVDDEWLAVMKGKKWLKTHRGYSSSGSSILLQSEIEAEICLKLTNLPIVDEAFYGSRLGSFLPELRLLGVTYGVDEVQILVAKKVTLPSNLSTMTGGCGLFILKCIRCLGSEASGLIKQIQCQPWIKTTVGFKCPLETVLPDPRWGCLFSILQVPAIDVLYYGNAIWNFDKELNAMGVVVDSPGTIKMFADQFNSLLSSSGLAAANVMSLLGCIRELRQTMQLQCSELEWLLSEKWLKTRHGYKTPAESIIFNSKWGSISSFIDLPLIDDVYYGIGIYKFKDELQMLGVISDFERGAPLVAKGLHSPIDAELLTTDGILSLLECIKYLMLFSLDDRQLGEFLMTVGKSQSDGPIIDETFYGTKISVYKDQLEFIGVKVDLLDVCDLLSENVLSLTDTAAITRVYSFLNKFRWRPKVIDKCNSQLWIPNPKSTGLWAKSQDCVLHDTKNLFSSCLFSLDKFYNKELLPLFSSAYGVALNPSFSHYLQLWSTWALRGNSQVTVVECSSFWEYVAANWNQQLRDTLKQKLTKVPATMSGLEKIHLIRREEVFIADDLRLKKIFSGCDKVPLFVWFPKSYSLSYIYPGRLQAIYESLGVRKISDSVKCKVNGVESLEHWEKIDARNGLIGRGLVKIILAFLAGPEVNMSLYNRHEAANSVIMLSVYKSEKPIQVCYRLMPSAATTVEVKKQKLVLWEKDSQRLLIDKSGYGGRRNDLEFVTSFAIELAQELLAAAKPTAADKLSKLIQMGFMFDFSEGEVDFLLMNENLELFVEDEQFLNAAFDTSGELGRVYEKRSGTKLEQLGPSTSMPLCKKQRQ